The Desulfotignum phosphitoxidans DSM 13687 DNA segment TCTTTGACAACCATTTGTGACAGATAATAGGGCCCGTCCAGGTTGATACGCAGGGTTTCCTGCCACACTTCCGGCGGCTGTTCCCATATCACCCGTTCATGGGCCGAACCAATGCCGTGATTGCACACCAGAATGGATACCGGCCCTAAGCGCTCACGGGTTTGCTTGACGGCAAAGGCACATCCGTCAGGGGTTCCCAGGTCTGCGGCCACATAATCCAGTCCCAGGGTTTTTAATTCATTTTTACTTCTTGCAACGGCCATGACCCGGGCACCCCGGGATGTCAGCAGTTCAGCCGTTGCCCGGCCGATACCGCGCCCCGCACCTGTTACCAGTGTGACCCGTCCTTGGACTCCCGGCATGCGTTTCCTCCATTTTCAGGCGTGGTGCCTGTTGTTTTTTTTGTGGCAAAATTCACTGGGCCTCATTTTTAATGTCTCCGGGGAGTTCTATGGTGGCCGCATCGATATCAAAGATTTTTTTGCCCTGCACATAGTCTTTGGTGGCATACTGGGAAATCTTCTGAATTTTGGCAGACAGCTCCATCATGCGCAGGGTGTGTTTTTTTATGAGCTGTATCAGGTCTTGTTTCTGGGATGGTTTCAGGTTGGGTGCCGCCAGTTTTTCAATCCCGATCAACACCACCTGAAGCGGGTTGTTCAGCTCGTGGCTGACTGCGCCGGCCATTTCAAGAATGGCCCTGAGTTTTTCCTTGTCCCGCTGTTCCTGTGCCACCTGCTGCTGCTGGGTGATATCCATGAAATACCCCAATGCGGCCCGGGTTCCCTGGTGTTTGACAGAGGTCACTGTTTCCATGACCCATTTTATTTGACCCATCCGGTCCACGACCCGGAATTCGTAAGGTGTGGTCCGGCGTCCGGCCAGCATCTGCCGGGCGCACTCCAGAACATGGTCCTGGTAATCCGCATGTACCAGGTCCAAAGACTTCATGCCGGTCAGTTCATTTTGTGCATATCCGGTAATCTTGCAGAATTGAGGATTTACATAGACGAACCGGCCTTTTTGCACGATATAACTGCCGATCAAAGCGCTGTTCCGGCTGTGTTCCAGTTCCTCTTCCGCCTGTTTTCTCTGGGTGTTGTCCCGAACGAATCCTTCAATGGCAATGGCCCGGTGATGCCGGTCCCGGACCACGGACCACCGGTCATGCATCCACCGGGTGGTGCCGTCGGCACCGATGTAGCGGTATTCGACATCTCCGGTGGTTTCACCGGCTTCCAGGGTTTTTTTTCTTGCGGCCCGAAGCTTGTCAGCGTCCTGGGGGTGGATGCGCTGGGCCACAGTCCCGGAGGTCAATACCGGCCGTCCCTGCTCCCGGCTGCCGAACAGCGCCAGAAACCGCTTGTTAAAAAAAGGAAAGGTCCCGGATTCAATATCAAACAGATAGATGGCATCCTGGGAATGATCGGCCAGCTGCTGAAAGCTCTCGGACAGTGTCCGGATAATATCCGGATCCCCGGTTTTGTTTTTGGCTTCGGCAGCACGCTCCAATTCCCGGATTCTGGCTTCCAGTTCTTCATATGTGGGTTTGACTGACATGGGATGGCCTCAGGAAAGGGATGCCGGGGTTTCCGGGGTGGTCAAAGCCCCGATGGCCGCCGAACACACGGCCACGGAAGCATCTGGATGATCAGCAGTGAATTCATCATTGTTTTTGGAAAAAATCGCCTGCCACCTTGTTTGGTCCGGGCTTCCCGGGCACAGGTCTTTCAAGTGAAAGCCAAAGCCTTTTGATTTCAGCGTGTCTGCCAGTTCCAGCGCGGCATGGATGTCTGTGGCCGCATGGGCCGGGAGGGCATTACCGAGATGTTTTTTAAGTTCATTTTCCAGTTTATCAGAAATGGATGAGTCCATGGTTTCCTCCGGTTCAGGGGTTGTCGGATTCCATCATATGGGATTGAAATGGAATGTCAATACTTCAGATTGTCAGCAGGTCAGATGAAAACAGGCGGCTACCCCTTTTGCCGTGCCTGCCAGGGCATTGTATTTTTCAGCCGCCTTTTTTGAGGACATCACCATGGCCGTGATCCCTTTTTCCTGAAGATCTTGTACCAGTGTGGCATGGGGCCTCATCAGGCCCGGTTTTCCCGTGCCGATCACCAGGATTTCGGCATCAGTTTCCAGAACCGGTTTTAAGTCTTCCAGCGTCAGCCGGTGCCCGGATTTTCTGATCCACGGGCTTAACACGGACCCGTCCGGCAGGATCATCAGGTCCTTTCTAAATTCTTTGCCGTTGACGGTCATTTTGCCGAAGGAATAAGAATTGATCATTTATCCCGCCTTTGTGTTGTCCAGTCTGATTGTTTCATTTTGACATTACATTGTCTGCATTGTGTTTGCAACGAAGATTTCAGGGTCGGCGACATCATGAATTTCCGTTTGAACGATTTTTTCTTTTTTCAGGTTGATTATATTCAAAAAACGCTTAATATAGTTGATAAGATGAATTGATTCCTGAAGCTTCTCGATGTTACTCTTTGCCAGGGATCCGCGGTTTTCCGGAATTTCGTTTTGATATTTCGGGTGATTTTTAACTAAACCCAGAAAGGAGTTTCCCATGGAAGTCAAAGATTACTGCAATGCAATGCTGGCTGAAGTTTCTGCTTGGAAAAACAAACTGGAGGCCATGAAAAAAACGGCTGACTCATACAGTACCCAGCAGAAAGAAAAGGTGCTGCCGTTGATTGGACAGCTGGAGCAGGAGGTTGCCACAGCCCAGATGCGGGTGGATCAGCTGGAAAAAGAGTGCCCCTCTGACTGGTCTCCCATGAAAAATGAACTGGACGATCTTTTCGGCACGGTGGGAAGCAATGTGAATCGCGCCTGGAAAGACCTCGAAGCCGGGAATGTCGGCGGATGATCCAATGTTGATCTGAAACGGCTGATTCAATCAGTATTCAAAGGCTTTGCGCACACGCGCAAAGCCTTTTTGTTTGCCGGGCCTTTACCCGGGACCAGGGGGTTTCCAGTAAACGACACCCTGGATCGGGTTTTCATACCAGGGGCTGTTTTCCTGAATCCAATGGTTTCTAAAGGTGCATGGCTTCTGTCAGTCGATCAGTCATTGAAAAACACCGCCAGCCACACTGTGGTCCGGTCCGGATCAGTCCAGGTGATACTCCATGTCATCAAAGATATCTTCCAGGGTGTAGAGCAGTTTGTCTGCTTCAGCCAGGCGCCGGTCGGCGATGTGTTCTTCAATGGCATGAAAGGTCTGTATCAGCTGCTGTTTGTGATCGAGCAGCACCTGCCGCAGCGGGGTGCCGTCGTATTGGTAGAGCAGCATGTCGATCTTTTTGGCCAGCTCGTACAGGGATGGGTTGCCGTCCACGAGATCCGGGTCCTGATATCCCAGGTGCCGGGCCAGGCGGGGGTAGGTTTTTTCAAAGCTTTTTTTGTAAAACGGCCGGATGGTCACGGTGATCTGCATATGCTGGCTCATGGGATTTCTCCTTTGTCCATATCCTGGAGGGTGAGTCGATCATGGTAAATTCCGGGGGTGGAACCGGCAATGGTCTGGGCTCCGGCTGTTTTGACAAAAAATTCCGTGGGCCCGGCACCGCCGATGACCGCATAGGCATATCCCTTAGCTGCCATGGCGTGAAGGCAGGACAAAAGCAGGGCTTTGCCGATGCCGGTACGGCGGTATTTTTCATCCACGCCCGTGGGTCCGAAAAAATTCAGGCAGGTGACGTCATGGCAGGCAAAACCGGCGATGTTTCCAGCGTCGGTGGCAATGAAACAGGACACCGGGACACGGGTGAAGGCCACGTCACATTCACCGGCCCAGCCCGTGCCGAACCGGTGTGTCACCCATTGGACCACGGCACGTTTTTCATATGCCATGGCCCGTCTAATCACAATGCCCTGTTCAGCCTGACGGTTCCGCTCTGATGCGGCCCCGGGCAGGTCATACAGCCGGACAAGCAGGTCGGGCATTTTTAAAAATCCATGTGCCAGCCGGCACCGGCAAAGGCAAACCGGTCTTTGAACCGGTGAAAGAGCCGGGCCGCGGCTTCGTTGCCCGTGCAGTGGGACACGGCAATGGTGCGGACCTTAAATTTGTCAAACGCATCCATGGCCTGTTCCAGCTGGGCCGGGTCATTGACAAATCCCAGGTGGGTGCCGCCGATGACTGCGGAAAATGTCTGATGCCCGGTTTTTTGGGCAAAATGTTCCATGATGTTGACAATGCCGGAGTGGGCGCACCCGGTGAGAATTACCGGTCCGGTCGGGGTCTCGATAAGCAGGCTGGCATCGTCTTTGAACGGGTCGGGAACAAATCCGTCACTGGTTTCGGTCACCAGTCGGTCATCAGAGGGTTCAAACGACCAGGTCCGGGGCACCTGGCCGGAAAAGAACACGCCCGGGGCGATTTCAGTGAAGTCGCTGTGGAACTCGAACCGGGCGTTGATTGTCTCTTCCAGTGCTGTTTGTGAAAACGGGATCCCGATATAGGTGGGAGGCTCTCCTTTGGGCATCACATATTTTGCGGCAAACAGGTCCGGATGGGCATGAATGGGCAAAGGCCGTTCCCGGGCCGGGATCTGCATCAGCCCGCCGGTGTGGTCAAAATGGCCGTGGCTGATCACCACGCCGTCCAGGGCGGCCAGATCGATTTTCATGGCCTTTGCATTGTGGGCCAGTCCCAGTCCCTGGCCCGTGTCCATGAGCAGACAGGTGTCCGGGGTTTTTATCAGGGCCGCGAACCCGTGTTCGCCCATGATGTCTCTGGCCATGTGGGCCCGGTTTTCACAGATAATGGTGATGCGGGTGTGTGTCATGGGACAGCTCCTTTATATGCGTGTCACAACCGGATGTGCATGTTCATGAGGCGGCAACCACCGGCCGGGGATCGGCCTGATATGAAGTGATGAACATCCGGTTTTTGTTTTCAAAAAACACCACCCCGTCCAGGTATCCGATGTCTCCGGCTTCTTCGTGGGGCAGTCCCAAGGCAAATTCCTTGAGGGGAAAGATGTTCCAGTCATGGGATACGCAGATGGCGATCTCATTGTCCGCCAGGCCGTTGACTTGTTCGGTCATGAACCGGGTGAGGGCGGCCGCGGTGGTTGCCGGATTTTCCATCACGGTGTCATCCAGCCGGCTGTCAAACCAGTTGCGGATGTATGTATAGGTGCCCTGTTCCTTGAGCAGGGCCAGGGCTTTTTGGTTGTCCTTGATGTAAAACGGGGCCAGCTGTTCTTTTGGCTGGTTGTGGGGAAGTTGTATGCCGTGCTGGCGTGAGAATCCTTTATCAATGAGATAGGCGGTTTCAATGCACCGGCCGATGTAGGAGGAGTACATCCGAGGCAGAGGACCTGCCGGCAGATTTTGTCCCATTTCCACAGCATATTGTAAGCCTTCAGGTGTGAGATTCATGAAGGGTTCCATGCGGGCCTGGGTGGAATAAAGCCGCTCGGAATGTCTGATAATTGCGGCTATTTTTGTGATACCTTGGTTTAATAGTTGTTTGATGACAGTGAGGGTCTGGTCGGATTTAACTTCATATTTTCGGCTCATGGCAGGGTACGAAATCTCCTGAATGCTGGAAAGGTAAGATAGTTTATTTCATATGATTTTCATAACGCAAAGGAAGAAAACTGTCAATATCAAGTTTATCATCCCCCTGGAGTCCCGGGGTTTTTGCGGGCATATTGGCCCCGGGATAAATATGAATCTGCCGCTGCCTTGAGGCGTTTTGATTGCTTGCAGCAGCGGCAGGGGCGGTTGGTGCGTTATAAAATTTTCAGAAGATCCGACAGGCGGGATATGTGGTTCACATTCAAGGTGGCTGAAAGGCCGGTGATCCGACTTTCACCGCAGGACAGAAAACAGGCAGCCATGCCTGTGTTATCAGCTGCAAGGATGTCATTGATTGAATCACCGACAAACAACACTTTTTCCGGAGACAGAGATAATGTCTTAAGGGCCAGGCCCAGGCTTTCAGGATGGGGCTTGAGCCGGGACATATCCTGGCGGGACAGAATAATTTCAAAAAAATCAATCAGGTTGAAACGTGCCAGAATACCGTGAACGGCTTCCCGCCCGCAATTGCTCACAACCCCCAGGCGGAATCCTTCTTTGACCAGTCTTGTCAGTGTGGATCGGGTGTCCGGATAAGGCTGCCACCTTTTCATGGCATCCTGATCATACCGGTTATACACGTCATCCAGCTTTGCCAGAAGTTTGCGTGCATCTTCTAGAGCATCCCGGTTGATCCATTGGTCTGTTATATCCCGGGTAAGATTAAACAGACTGACATAACTGGGAGGGTCGCCATAACGGGCCATATCCATCCCGGCATCCGAGAGAATGGCGCAGATTTCCGGAATGGCCTCATCCAGATCCCATTGAAAATCCACCAGTGTGCCGTCCAGATCAAACAGTACCGCCTCAAAGTTGTTCAATTGAGTTCTGACTTTAGTTTTTCCAACGCTGAATTGTCCCAGCGTTTGAAAAGGGTATGGGCAATACCCATGTAATCAAGCACTTTTCCCACGGACTGGTTGATGATGTCATCAATCGTCTCGGGATGATGGTAGAACGCGGGTACGGGCGGAACAATATGGGCACCCATTTCCGCAGCCAGGGTCAGCAGTCTCAAATGACCTATATGCAATGGTGTCTCTCTGAACATCAGGGCCAGTTTGCGTTTTTCCTTGAGTTGAACATCTGCGGCCCGGATCAAAAGGTTTTCATTAAAGGAATTGGCGATTCCTGAAAGTGTTTTTACTGTGCAGGGGGCAATCACCATTCCCAGGGTTTGGAATGAACCGCTGGCAACGGATGCGGCAATATCTGCATTGGTGTAAGTAACGTCTGCCATGGAAAGCACATCATCCACATCATAACTGGTTTCAATCTGGATATTCAGTTTTCCGGCTTCCGACATAATTAAATGGGTCTCAATATCCGTCTGCTTCAGAACCTCAAGCAGCCGGACACCGTAAATGACCCCACTGGCCCCTGCGATACCCACAATTAACCGATTTTTCATTATAACTCCTGTGTTATGAAATGTTATTGTCTTTGTATGTCGCTTCTTCCAGCAGGCGGTATCCTTTTTCTTTGATAACGGGGGTGATTTTTTTCAGGTATTTAATGTCAAATCGGATGATAAGGCGATTTGCGCCATTATTCGGGTTTTTGAGCGTAAAAAATCCATTGATTTTAACGTCGGCAGCAAAAAATTCTTCAAGGATTTCTTTTATGGTAGTTTTTGAATCTCCATTTAATTCAATCGTTACTCCGACAACACCTTCACCCTCTCCTAAAAGCTGGCTTAAAGCCTGGGTGAAATCCCTGTTGGAGAGCGTTCCCACCAATCTGTCTCCATCCATTACCGGTAAAAAACTGCGGCCGAACCGGCTTCCTTTTTTGATGGCGTTCTCAACAGAGTCATCAATGGACAGTGTTACCGGTTTTCTCACCATGATATCCCTGACCTTTAATTTTTCATTAAAATACTGTATCTCGAAAATATCCTGGGTTGAAATCGTCCAGGATGCAGCTTCTCGCAAATCCCGCCGCGCAATAAACCCTTTGAATCTGCCATCATCCACCACTGCCAAAAACGGGACTTTTTTTGTTTCAAACTCCTGTATGGCCGCTTTTGCGGACAAGTCACTGGGAATAATATCAGGGTTTTTACGCATCCAGTTTTTTACGATCATGTCTGGTCCTCCATTTTTATGAGTAAGCGGTTATGTCTGGTGCATGAACCAGGCAAAAACAATTTAATCAAACAACCCCATTTCCGTTGCGAGCTTTTGGGCCAGATGTCCGGCTGTGGGGGTGATGAACCACATTTTCAGTCCTTCTTTCCGCAGTTGTCTGGCTTCTTCCCAATATGGACCGGTAATTTTCCCTTTTCCAAACATGGTTTTAAAACGGGTAATTCCTGTTTTGCCGTATCTGTCTAAACGATCGGCTTCCACAACCAGGGTTGCGTTTATATTGGGCTTCTTGAAAACCGTTTCAGGCAGATCATGAATTTTTATGATGCGTTGAATCTCCCTGGTTTTGGTCTCATCATAGGAAAGATCATTTAATATTTTACCGGCAAGAATGGCGCCTTGTTCCATATGCTGCATAAAACTAATTGTTTTTGTTTTTTCCAAAGGGGTTGCAGCATTAAAATCAGCATAATCCACGACGGACCATCCCAGATCATGGAGGTATGCTGCCGGTAAAACAATGTTTGGATCCCCGTTTTCATGTTTCAGCAGATATCTGCACAGATCAACCGTGCGCAGGATATGTTCCCAGTCTCCATCCCGTCCTTTTTTATATAACGGGGTAATCGTTTCAATCAATTTTTTTTCAAGGGAGGCATCCATTAAAATATCTCCAATGCTGTTTTTATGACCATCTGGCTGAATAGCGGATCTTCCATGTTTGCATTGATTTCAATGATATCTATTCTGGAGTCCAGCAAACTGCGCAAAGTTTGAGTGAAAATCCTGTCTTCTTCCGGATCATGGGTCGGGTTTCCTGATGCATCTACCGAAGACCATCCTTTCAACGGGATCATTATTTTTACAGGTCCTTTCGCACCATTCAGCTTTCTGGCAAATTCACCGGCCACCTGTTTAAGTTCGTCCGGTGAAAGGCGCAGCCAGGTTCGGAATTTATCAAGGTCATATTTTCGTCGTTCATAGAAATCTTTTTTGTATTTGGACCGGGCAGGGGTCATATGGTTGACGGAACAGGTGGAAACAATCTGGGGGATCCCTTTTTTCCCTGCAGATTCGAGGCGATCAGGCCCTCCGTCCCGCATGTAGCCAAAATAGTGTTCCCCGACCCCGCCGGGAGCCAGGTCGATGACACCATGGAAAAACCCTTCGGCAATCATTTTTTCCATGGCCTGGTCCCCGACACCGGCTGCAGAAAATCCAGTGATTTGAAATCCTTGTTTTTCAAGAGCTGCACGAACGGTTCGGGCACATTGTTCACACGGCCCCAGCATGGTCATGGCAATGGTTTTTTTATTGTGGGCGGCCAGGGTATTGTCCACATATTTGATCATTCCTTTCATGGCATAGCAGGCCCTGTCCATAACATTTTTGAGCATATCTGTCACACCTGAAATTTCAATAACCGAATGAAACAAAAGAATATCACCGGTACCGATATATCTGGTGGACAACCCAGGTAATGCCGCTGTTGAGGAAATCATCAGTTTGGGGATACCAAATGGCAGCGAACGCATCACATCGGTTGCCATCAGTGATCCGGTTGATCCGCCAATGGCCATCACTCCATGGATTTTGCCTGCCAGGTAAAGGTCCCGTGCAATTTTGGTTGCCCCGTCAATAATGATATTGGTGATGGTTGACCGTTCCCTGGACTGGTTGATTTCTTCAATGGTGCTGCCGCCGGCCGACGCCACATGGGAAGGGGTCAGTTCCGCTCTGGAAGGTTCTTTCCCACGCATGGAAAGATCCATTAAAAGCGGCAGCACATCGATTTCTTTAAATTTGTATTTCAGATACCGGGTTTCCTCTCTTTTGGTGTCCAGTGTGGATATGATCAAAACCGTCTTCGGTGTATTCATTGTTTTTGCCTTTGTTAAACCTGGGACAGGGAATTTGAAAATTTTTTTCCCTGCCCCAGGTTGGTAGTTACAAGCCCAGTTTTTCTCTGATATCTTTTTTTAAGGTTTCCTTGTTCACCTTGCCGGAATCGCCAACCGTCGGAAATTCAGCAACGATCTCCAGGTGTTCAGGGAGCTTGAACATGGCAATATCTTTAGATTTCAGATGGTCTACCATGGTTTTAAAATCAAAATTCATCCCGGATTTCGGGATAACATAGGCAGCCGAGCGCTCACCCATCTCCCTGTCCGGGTAGCCCACAATGGCCACTGAACCCACGGCAGGATGATCATTCAAAAGTCCTTCCACTTCGGCCGGATAAATATTTTGCCCACCTCTTATGATCATGTCTTTGGCTCTTCCCAATATCCACAGGCATCCCTGATCAAATTTGACAATATCTTCGGTCGTGGTCCAGCCGTCTTTGTCAAATACCGTTGAGGTCAACTCTTCATCCCTGTAATACCCGGCCGGTGCATGGGGGCCTCTGAAATACAGGATGCCGGGTTCACCATCCGGCACGGTTATTTCTCTGTTTTCCTGATGGGCCAGCCTGACTTTGTTTCCCGGAAGCATTCTGCCCACGGTTCGTCGCCTTAAGTCTTTGGAATCTTTTACCCGGCATCCTGACACGGATCCCATGTCCTGGGTGCCAAGATCACTGGTGATGGAAGCGCCAAAAGCGGCTTCCGCTTCCTCTGCCACCTGGGGCGGCAGATATCCGCCGGCCGACCGGATGAATCTGAGCGAACCCAGGTCGTACTTTGATATATCCGCCTCAAGCATCCGAATCAGATGGGTAGGGACCACGCCGACAGCTGTGGCTTTTTCTTTTTCAATGAGCGCAAGGGCCGCATCCGGTGAAAATTCTTCCAGCATGACGGTTTTGGCCCCTGCAATGGGGGCGGCAAAATAGGTGAGGGTTCCTGCGGCACCGCCGGCATGGGGAGCTATGGCCATGGTGATGTCATCTTTGGTCAGGCTCCAGATATCCACCCGTCCCTTGGATGTGCATATCCGGGGCGCAGCCGGCCATTCCACCAGTTTGGGAATGCCTGTGGTACCGGAAGTTGTGGTGAGAATGGCCACATTTTCAATGGCATCCAGCCGTCTTTCTGCCAGAATGTTTTTGTCAATGGGTTGTTTAACTCGTTTTTCAACAATGGTGGGAAGGGAAAAAGTACCCTGCGGTGCTCCTGGTGGAACCATATCATCAAACAGAAAAATATTTTGCAGGTGGGAAAACTCTTTTTGCAGATCTTCATACATCTCAAGATAGTTGAATTTGTTGTAGGTATGAAGAATAATAACGGCGGATGCTTTGGTTCTGTCCACCATATAGGTCAGCTCTTTTTTTCTCAGATAGGGGTATACTGTCAGAGAAATCAAACCGGCCCGTTCACAGGCAATTCTTGCAAGAAAACCATACACACTGTTGGGAGACTGAATGATTACTCTTGAATGTTTTTCAATACCCATTTCAACCCAGGATATGGCCATGGCATCAACCAGTTCCACAGCCTGCTGCCAGGTGAGTCTGTATTTTGAATCAACCAGTGCTTCCCGATCGGGAATTTCTCTGGCATTTTTTTCCCAGAAATCGTAAAAAGTTTCCTGGGTCCAGTATCCGTCACGGACAAATTCATCCGTCATTTCTTTTGTATATCTAATTGGTTTCACGTGACATCCTTTCCTTAAAATCCGAGTTCAGACCATCTTTCTTTGACCCTTTCAACCATGTCAGGATCCAGTTCAATGGGTATGGGTTTGTTTTTCCACTCATACGGGATGGTGGCGTCCATAAGGAGCCTGCCGGTGATGTCCCTTGTTTCAATGGGCAAAGACGGGTCAAGAGGCGTTGATCTCCCGCGCTTGATGACCTGGCTGCGGTTGGGCTGGAATCTGAAACTCAAAGCGTACATGACCCGGGGGATATCCCAGGGATCGATATCATCATCCACCACGATCACGGTCTTGAGACCGTATGCACCCATTTCAGTTGAAATGGCGGCTGTCAGAACCTGGTCTGCATGCCCGGGATACATCTGGGTCATGGAGATGATGGCAAGAAAGCGGCCGGCACCCTCGGGCGGACAATACACCGCTTTGAGTCCGGGGATTCTCATCTCCTTGAGCTGCTGCCAGAGCGTTGCGCCGTAGGACAGTGCCATGGTCATGTGAGAATCGGTTACAGCGCGGCCGACAGTGGTTCCCCAGAAGATGGGATTATCTCTATAGGTCACACACTTGACGTCAATGAAATTTCTGGGGTCTGTTCCAACGCCGGAATAGTATCCGGTATATTCCCCGAACGGACCTTCTTCCATGAATTTTTCCGCATCCACAAAACCTTCCACCACAATTTCCGCATGGGCCGGGATGGGAAGGTCCACCACTTCTCCTTTAACGATTTCAATGGCCTGGCCCCTGAACGCCCCTGCCACATCATATTCACTGGTAAACGCCCCCACCCGTGCCGCTCCGAGAAGAAAGAGAATCGGGTCACAGCCGACAATGGAGGCAACCGGCATGGGTTGTTTGAGCTTCTGGTATTTTTTAAGCATGATATCCGCGTGTTTGCCTTTGATGAACTGGGTACCGATTTTGTCTTTGGCCAGCAGCTGGCTTCGATATGTTCCCAGATTGACCCAGCCGGAATCAGGATCTTTTGTAATGATAAAATGGGCTGTCCCGTAAAATCTGCCGCCATCCAGGGGGTAATATTGCGGAACCGGAAATTTATACAGGTCGACATCATCACCCATCATGATATTTTGTTTGCAGGGGGCCTTTGCTTTATCGACATAGGTGGGTGGAATGGGTTTTTTTGCTTTTTCTTCCCATCCCACATACAGGTCGGTCAGGGTTGAATCTTCGGGCATACCCATGATGATGGCAAGCCGTTCCACCGTTGTGCATGCACTGGTAATCACAGGGCTTTTGTATCCCTTTACATTATCAAATAAAAGGGCCGGTCCCTGGGCCTCTTCATTTAATTTTGCGATATGGGATAATTCCAGGTTCCAGTCAACTTCTGCTG contains these protein-coding regions:
- a CDS encoding PAS domain-containing sensor histidine kinase, giving the protein MSVKPTYEELEARIRELERAAEAKNKTGDPDIIRTLSESFQQLADHSQDAIYLFDIESGTFPFFNKRFLALFGSREQGRPVLTSGTVAQRIHPQDADKLRAARKKTLEAGETTGDVEYRYIGADGTTRWMHDRWSVVRDRHHRAIAIEGFVRDNTQRKQAEEELEHSRNSALIGSYIVQKGRFVYVNPQFCKITGYAQNELTGMKSLDLVHADYQDHVLECARQMLAGRRTTPYEFRVVDRMGQIKWVMETVTSVKHQGTRAALGYFMDITQQQQVAQEQRDKEKLRAILEMAGAVSHELNNPLQVVLIGIEKLAAPNLKPSQKQDLIQLIKKHTLRMMELSAKIQKISQYATKDYVQGKKIFDIDAATIELPGDIKNEAQ
- a CDS encoding Mth938-like domain-containing protein, which produces MINSYSFGKMTVNGKEFRKDLMILPDGSVLSPWIRKSGHRLTLEDLKPVLETDAEILVIGTGKPGLMRPHATLVQDLQEKGITAMVMSSKKAAEKYNALAGTAKGVAACFHLTC
- a CDS encoding sll1863 family stress response protein, which encodes MEVKDYCNAMLAEVSAWKNKLEAMKKTADSYSTQQKEKVLPLIGQLEQEVATAQMRVDQLEKECPSDWSPMKNELDDLFGTVGSNVNRAWKDLEAGNVGG
- a CDS encoding GNAT family N-acetyltransferase, giving the protein MPDLLVRLYDLPGAASERNRQAEQGIVIRRAMAYEKRAVVQWVTHRFGTGWAGECDVAFTRVPVSCFIATDAGNIAGFACHDVTCLNFFGPTGVDEKYRRTGIGKALLLSCLHAMAAKGYAYAVIGGAGPTEFFVKTAGAQTIAGSTPGIYHDRLTLQDMDKGEIP
- a CDS encoding MBL fold metallo-hydrolase — protein: MTHTRITIICENRAHMARDIMGEHGFAALIKTPDTCLLMDTGQGLGLAHNAKAMKIDLAALDGVVISHGHFDHTGGLMQIPARERPLPIHAHPDLFAAKYVMPKGEPPTYIGIPFSQTALEETINARFEFHSDFTEIAPGVFFSGQVPRTWSFEPSDDRLVTETSDGFVPDPFKDDASLLIETPTGPVILTGCAHSGIVNIMEHFAQKTGHQTFSAVIGGTHLGFVNDPAQLEQAMDAFDKFKVRTIAVSHCTGNEAAARLFHRFKDRFAFAGAGWHMDF
- a CDS encoding histidine phosphatase family protein, with amino-acid sequence MSRKYEVKSDQTLTVIKQLLNQGITKIAAIIRHSERLYSTQARMEPFMNLTPEGLQYAVEMGQNLPAGPLPRMYSSYIGRCIETAYLIDKGFSRQHGIQLPHNQPKEQLAPFYIKDNQKALALLKEQGTYTYIRNWFDSRLDDTVMENPATTAAALTRFMTEQVNGLADNEIAICVSHDWNIFPLKEFALGLPHEEAGDIGYLDGVVFFENKNRMFITSYQADPRPVVAAS
- a CDS encoding HAD family hydrolase, with the protein product MNNFEAVLFDLDGTLVDFQWDLDEAIPEICAILSDAGMDMARYGDPPSYVSLFNLTRDITDQWINRDALEDARKLLAKLDDVYNRYDQDAMKRWQPYPDTRSTLTRLVKEGFRLGVVSNCGREAVHGILARFNLIDFFEIILSRQDMSRLKPHPESLGLALKTLSLSPEKVLFVGDSINDILAADNTGMAACFLSCGESRITGLSATLNVNHISRLSDLLKIL
- a CDS encoding UbiX family flavin prenyltransferase, translated to MKNRLIVGIAGASGVIYGVRLLEVLKQTDIETHLIMSEAGKLNIQIETSYDVDDVLSMADVTYTNADIAASVASGSFQTLGMVIAPCTVKTLSGIANSFNENLLIRAADVQLKEKRKLALMFRETPLHIGHLRLLTLAAEMGAHIVPPVPAFYHHPETIDDIINQSVGKVLDYMGIAHTLFKRWDNSALEKLKSELN
- a CDS encoding CBS domain-containing protein, whose product is MIVKNWMRKNPDIIPSDLSAKAAIQEFETKKVPFLAVVDDGRFKGFIARRDLREAASWTISTQDIFEIQYFNEKLKVRDIMVRKPVTLSIDDSVENAIKKGSRFGRSFLPVMDGDRLVGTLSNRDFTQALSQLLGEGEGVVGVTIELNGDSKTTIKEILEEFFAADVKINGFFTLKNPNNGANRLIIRFDIKYLKKITPVIKEKGYRLLEEATYKDNNIS
- a CDS encoding HD domain-containing protein, which produces MDASLEKKLIETITPLYKKGRDGDWEHILRTVDLCRYLLKHENGDPNIVLPAAYLHDLGWSVVDYADFNAATPLEKTKTISFMQHMEQGAILAGKILNDLSYDETKTREIQRIIKIHDLPETVFKKPNINATLVVEADRLDRYGKTGITRFKTMFGKGKITGPYWEEARQLRKEGLKMWFITPTAGHLAQKLATEMGLFD
- a CDS encoding Tm-1-like ATP-binding domain-containing protein, translating into MNTPKTVLIISTLDTKREETRYLKYKFKEIDVLPLLMDLSMRGKEPSRAELTPSHVASAGGSTIEEINQSRERSTITNIIIDGATKIARDLYLAGKIHGVMAIGGSTGSLMATDVMRSLPFGIPKLMISSTAALPGLSTRYIGTGDILLFHSVIEISGVTDMLKNVMDRACYAMKGMIKYVDNTLAAHNKKTIAMTMLGPCEQCARTVRAALEKQGFQITGFSAAGVGDQAMEKMIAEGFFHGVIDLAPGGVGEHYFGYMRDGGPDRLESAGKKGIPQIVSTCSVNHMTPARSKYKKDFYERRKYDLDKFRTWLRLSPDELKQVAGEFARKLNGAKGPVKIMIPLKGWSSVDASGNPTHDPEEDRIFTQTLRSLLDSRIDIIEINANMEDPLFSQMVIKTALEIF